The Microbacterium sp. SORGH_AS_0862 region AGCCGCGACCGCCGCATCGGCGACGAGGATGCGGGGAGCCTGCCGGACGCCCTCGCCGTCGAGCGGCGCGGCCCAGACCTCCACGGGCGTCCCGACCTCGACGGAGGCGGGGATAGCGGTGCTGCTGGGGACGACGATCGCAGTGGTGCGCACTTCGGACGCGGCACCCACGGCGGCCGCGGGGATGAGTTCGCCGGCGGGGATCGTTCTTGTCACCACGGCGTCCGGCGGGAGCGTGTCGCCCGACGCGTAGGCGCCCTCGAGCGACCCGAGCGCGACGTCGACGACGCGCAGCTCCGAGGGCGAGATGCTCTCGCCGGGCAGCAGAGTTCGCGTCGCGGCGTACACCGGGACGGTCTGCCGCGAGGATGCGACGACGAACCAGACGCCGGCGATGGAGACGAGGACGAGCACGACGCCGATCACGAAGCGCGCGTCCGCCCACAGTGCGCGGGGGCGCTGGCGGGGCGCGACCTGAGCTGTCATGGCGTACATGCTGACCGAGGCGGTGTCGGGCCGTCGGATCTTATCCACAGCGCTCTTATCCACATGGCGTGCCACCGCGCCGAGGTGTCGGAACGGCACCGCATAATTGAGGGCATGCCCGACACGACCCCGCCCGAGGGCCGCCTCCTCCCCCCGGCATCCGTTGCCGAGGCGCTGTCGGTGTCGGTCGACGAGGTCATCGCCTTGGTCATGGAAGGGCGACTGCGCGGCGTCCGCGTCGGCGAGAGCCGCCAGTGGCGCATCGAAGAGGCCAGTGTGTCGGACTACCTCGACGACGAAGCCGAGGACGCCCGCCGGATGGCGCTCTGGCGGCAGTCCAACGCCGCCAGTTTCCCGGAGCTCTGGGGTCATGGCCGGGTGCGCAATCCCGACTGAACGGCTCAGAGCACGTCGACGCCCTCCCACCGCACCCAGGACACTGCGGTGAACGGAACCAGACGGTAACCGCGGATGCTCGCGGCGCGACGCGGCTCATCGATGTCGTGCAACGCGAGATCCAGGTGGTCGGCCCCGGCTCGATCGATCGTCCCTGCGACGGCGCGCGTTCCCACCTGCATGGTCACGGGAACGCGTCGACGTGCGAGGTCGCGAAGGACGAAGCCCATCCCCATGCGCTCCGACACTCCCACGCGCGGCGAAGGATGCGGTCGCGCCGTGCGCAGGAGGTCGCTCTCCCCCATGCCCACGGAGGACACCGACGCGACCGGGACGAGCACACTGCGCCGCTGCATCTCGAGTCCCATCCAATCGGCGCCGACAGCGGTCAGAACGCCGATCAGGGCATCCGCAGCGAGCAGATCGACGGTGAGGTCGAGGCGTTGCGTCTCATCCGTGCGAGCGAGGACCAGAAGCCTCTCCCGCAGCGTCACGCGTGACAATCGCAGCCGCTCGGCCTCCGTGTCCAAGACCGCGCGCTCCGCTTCCCACTCGGCATCGAACTGCCCCTGCAGGTCTTCGAAGAAGCGTTCCCAGCGCACGCCGCGAGATTAGACCGATGCCCCCGCAATCATGAGAAGTTTTCCACAAACCGTTTCCGACCTGGCCGAACTGCTCTACTGATCCCGCTCAGGATCCCCGTTCATGTGAGGCCCAGATGGTTCAGATCGCCACCGGCGCGACGCGCCCCGAACGCAGCTTCATGCGCTTGTCCGCAGACTTCTTCGCGCCGCAGCCGACGCCCTCGTCCGAGCTGCCGGATCCGGTGCCGCTCGTGCGCAACCTCACCAACGGCGTGCTCGAGGCCCTTGCCGGGGTCCGTGACATCGATCAGCTGGCACGGTGGATGACCGAGGACACCTACCGTGCCCTTCTCACGCGTGTGAACCTCGCCACCCGCGCCCGCAGCGCGCGCGGCGTCGCCGCGGCCCGCCCCGTGCACTCGATCCTCAGCGTGCACCACTCGGAGCCCGCCGACGGCGTCGTCGAGGCCGTCGTGGTCGTCGCCGGT contains the following coding sequences:
- a CDS encoding Rv3235 family protein: MVQIATGATRPERSFMRLSADFFAPQPTPSSELPDPVPLVRNLTNGVLEALAGVRDIDQLARWMTEDTYRALLTRVNLATRARSARGVAAARPVHSILSVHHSEPADGVVEAVVVVAGPARTRAVAIRLEGMDRRWRATSLALL
- a CDS encoding helix-turn-helix domain-containing protein gives rise to the protein MPDTTPPEGRLLPPASVAEALSVSVDEVIALVMEGRLRGVRVGESRQWRIEEASVSDYLDDEAEDARRMALWRQSNAASFPELWGHGRVRNPD
- a CDS encoding SAF domain-containing protein; translated protein: MTAQVAPRQRPRALWADARFVIGVVLVLVSIAGVWFVVASSRQTVPVYAATRTLLPGESISPSELRVVDVALGSLEGAYASGDTLPPDAVVTRTIPAGELIPAAAVGAASEVRTTAIVVPSSTAIPASVEVGTPVEVWAAPLDGEGVRQAPRILVADAAVAALPSSDSVMAAAAPSIELVVPRESVADVLSALAGEATLSVVPAQGVS